A DNA window from Rhipicephalus sanguineus isolate Rsan-2018 unplaced genomic scaffold, BIME_Rsan_1.4 Seq5666, whole genome shotgun sequence contains the following coding sequences:
- the LOC119377797 gene encoding LOW QUALITY PROTEIN: 28S ribosomal protein S2, mitochondrial-like (The sequence of the model RefSeq protein was modified relative to this genomic sequence to represent the inferred CDS: deleted 1 base in 1 codon): protein MVEETAKACQEFAHARWWRAGLFTNSTAQFGTVTRLPDTVILLSTLDSVFEEHPAVRSANNMLIPTVAIVDTNCDPRLITYPIPGNDDTPSAIQLYCNLFKTAILLGKERRKKDQEEAAKLIATMREPV, encoded by the exons ATGGTGGAGGAAACGGCCAAGGCATGCCAGGAGTTCGCCCACGCCCGATGGTGGAGGGCTGGCCTGTTCACCAATTCAACGGCTCAGTTCGGCACGGTCACACGGCTCCCCGACACAGTGATCCTGCTGTCAACGCTCGACTCTGTGTTCGAGGAGCACCCGGCTGTC AGGAGTGCCAACAACATGCTCATACCCACGGTCGCCATCGTCGACACCAACTGCGACCCACGCCTCATCACCTACCCGATCCCGGGAAACGACGACACGCCGTCGGCTATCCAACTCTACTGCAACCTCTTCAAGACGGCCATCCTTCTCGGAAAAGAGCGGCGGAAAAAAGACCAGGAGGAAGCGGCAAAGCTGATTGCAA